One window of the Runella slithyformis DSM 19594 genome contains the following:
- a CDS encoding glycosyltransferase: MLTFYDRMEIFYSTDWSLYPVLNTLLGLFAVLVLVQLYYILFVFTKLLFRQSLDEKKTWPAVTVVVCAHNELENLRELLPMLNEQDYPHYEVVVMDDRSVDGTVVFAETESNAWSHVRFIHIKREYDHVTPKKYAVTTAIRNAAHEVILLTDADCRPTTDQWIKGMAAHLTEEKQIVLGFSPYEKRSGLLNRLIRFETFYAAVQYLSLALAGKPYMAVGRNLMYRKELFMQNKGFYTHLRVTGGDDDLLMNEIATGQNTAVCLDADTFMVSIPKTTWGDWYRQKKRHLSVSKYYKTGNKLRLAALSGTHVLGWLLFLGLLVGGALNYKTLLGYLIVAGSIFGVRLLAQWIVLGLASRTLHRSVGWFAIPLMDKTLFIYYFCMSFIMWYNRRKKVRWR, translated from the coding sequence TTGCTGACTTTTTACGACCGCATGGAGATATTCTACTCGACCGATTGGTCTCTTTATCCTGTTCTGAATACTTTGCTGGGCTTGTTTGCAGTACTTGTCTTGGTTCAATTGTATTACATTTTATTTGTGTTTACTAAGCTTCTTTTTCGGCAGTCATTGGACGAAAAAAAAACGTGGCCTGCCGTAACGGTCGTAGTATGTGCACACAATGAGCTGGAAAATCTACGGGAGTTGCTGCCCATGCTCAATGAACAGGATTATCCCCACTATGAAGTAGTAGTGATGGATGACCGTTCCGTGGACGGGACTGTAGTGTTTGCTGAAACCGAGTCCAACGCCTGGTCGCATGTGCGTTTTATTCACATCAAGCGCGAATATGACCATGTAACCCCCAAAAAATATGCCGTTACAACGGCTATCAGAAATGCCGCGCATGAGGTGATATTGCTGACCGATGCTGATTGCCGACCGACCACCGATCAGTGGATCAAAGGGATGGCGGCGCATCTGACCGAGGAAAAACAAATTGTGTTGGGCTTTTCGCCCTATGAGAAGCGGTCCGGCCTGCTCAATCGTCTGATTCGTTTTGAGACCTTTTACGCCGCCGTTCAATATCTGTCGCTTGCCTTGGCGGGGAAGCCCTACATGGCAGTAGGCCGCAATCTGATGTATAGGAAAGAACTGTTCATGCAAAACAAAGGCTTCTACACGCACCTGCGCGTTACAGGCGGAGACGACGACCTGTTGATGAACGAAATCGCCACCGGACAAAATACGGCCGTTTGCCTTGATGCCGATACCTTTATGGTGTCTATTCCCAAAACCACCTGGGGGGATTGGTACCGGCAGAAAAAAAGACACCTTTCGGTCAGCAAGTACTACAAAACGGGGAACAAACTGCGGTTGGCGGCCCTTTCGGGAACACACGTTTTGGGCTGGCTCCTGTTCTTGGGGCTGCTCGTCGGGGGTGCCCTGAATTATAAGACGCTGCTCGGGTATCTCATCGTTGCGGGGAGTATCTTTGGCGTACGGCTTTTGGCCCAATGGATCGTGTTGGGGCTTGCTTCCCGCACTTTGCACCGGTCGGTGGGATGGTTTGCGATCCCTTTGATGGACAAAACGCTGTTTATCTATTATTTCTGTATGTCTTTTATTATGTGGTATAATCGGCGAAAAAAAGTGAGGTGGAGGTAA